From a single Salvelinus sp. IW2-2015 linkage group LG22, ASM291031v2, whole genome shotgun sequence genomic region:
- the tubd1 gene encoding tubulin delta chain: MSIVTVQLGQCGNQVGQELFEVISNDANDTQRKVYSECSSERFFNETANRELVARSVLIDMEPKVISQIIAKTAKSGKWRYGDRSHFSQKQGSGNNWANGYCVHGPRHEEVVMDIVRREVEHCDCLAGIMAMMSVAGGTGSGVGTYVTQCLRDAYPNSFILNHLTWPYGTGEVIVQNYNSVLTLSHLYQLSDAILVHENDTVHKICAQLMNIKHISFRDVNKVIAHQLGSVLQPALTGDSHGVYNRNPIGELMSSLVCHPEYKLLSVCNIPQVSSSSMAYSMFTWPGLLKHLRQMLIANSKMEEGIDWQVRAPSLQPEGIERTRSHRRPGFNTSLANLLILRGKDVNNAEISGFQHPSLYTPWLPADEAFSMWKTPVPFNKYEKSAILVSNSQTLLRPLDNMVGKAWNMFASRAYIHQYTKFGISEEDFLDSFTSLEQVISSYSQL; encoded by the exons ATGTCCATCGTGACAGTACAACTTGGACAATGTGGCAACCAGGTAGGCCAAGAGTTGTTCGAGGTGATCAGCAATGATGCAAATGATACGCAAAGAAAGGTTTACAGTGAATGCAGCAGTGAGCGGTTCTTCAATGAGACTGCAAATAGAG AACTCGTGGCAAGGTCAGTGCTGATTGACATGGAACCCAAAGTCATCTCACAGATTATTGCAAAGACTGCCAAATCTGGGAAGTGGAGATATGGGGACCGTTCACACTTCAGTCAGAAACAGGGTTCTGGAAACAACTGGGCAAATGG ATACTGTGTCCATGGACCGCGTCATGAGGAGGTAGTGATGGACATtgtgaggagggaggtggagcaCTGTGACTGTCTGGCAGGAATCATGGCCATGATGAGTGTGGCAGGGGGCACAGGGTCAGGGGTGGGCACATACGTTACTCAGTGTCTCCGGGACGCCTACCCAAACTCCTTCATCCTCAACCACCTGACATGGCCCTATGGCACTGGAGAG GTGATAGTCCAGAACTACAACTCTGTGCTCACACTGTCACACCTCTACCAGCTCTCAGATGCCATCCTGGTTCACGAAAATGACACGGTTCACAAGATCTGTGCCCAGCTCATGAATATCAAACACATATCATTCAGGGACGTCAACAAAGTCATCGCCCACCAGCTAGGGAGTGTTCTGCAGCCTGCACTCACTGGTGACTCCCATGGTGTCTACAATAGAAACCCCATAG GTGAACTGATGAGCAGCCTGGTGTGTCACCCAGAGTACAAGCTTCTCAGCGTGTGCAACATTCCCCAGGTGTCCAGCTCCTCTATGGCTTACAGCATGTTCACCTGGCCGGGCCTGCTCAAACATCTACGTCAGATGCTCATTGCCAACTCCAAAATGGAGGAAG GCATCGACTGGCAGGTGCGAGCCCCCTCTCTCCAGCCTGAAGGGATAGAGAGGACCAGGAGTCACAGACGACCAGGCTTCAACACCTCCCTGGCCAACCTGCTCATACTGCGGGGGAAGGATGTGAACAATGCAGAGATAA GTGGATTTCAGCATCCGAGTCTATATACCCCCTGGCTTCCAGCAGATGAGGCTTTCAGCATGTGGAAAACCCCAGTCCCCTTTAACAAGTATGAGAAGTCTGCTATACTGGTCAGCAACAGTCAGACTCTGCTGAGGCCTCTGGACAACATGGTGGGGAAAGCCTGGAACATGTTTGCCTCCAG GGCCTACATTCATCAATACACTAAGTTCGGGATCTCAGAGGAGGATTTCTTGGATAGCTTCACATCTCTTGAACAGGTCATCTCTAGCTACAGTCAACTTTGA